Proteins found in one Sphingomonas sp. SORGH_AS_0879 genomic segment:
- a CDS encoding ATP-binding protein, with product MIRPSVGLLGRIVAILLLAVTIEFAVSTYLYERASHVSVRDDEARRLAEHLIVARRVLNERRAFERPEVAEELTTDRYIVSWSSVAPPRPTIAPAMDSMRRQIVDWEPSLAATDIHLRLTSPGRTSVVSGDLRLDDGSLLSFRMREGVRTLDLALGRVLLALIPAIALMLLSGALIGRILHPLRTLARAADTLGRGQGGGKGAALLVPERGPGEVRHVTRAFNRMQARIGRLIEERTRALAAVGHDLRTPLARLRLRADAIRDDDVREAIGRDIEEMEAMVSSLMAFLGGEGDAEQPELTDLAILCANLADDAADHGRDVRYVGPDHFDCRLRRFGMKRALTNLVENALHYGEHAIITLRTDPGDDVRIRVEDDGPGIPEESLELVLEPFVRLDTARRRDTVGFGLGLSIVARVVAAEGGVLTLANRAEGGLCAEIRLAHCRT from the coding sequence GTGATCCGCCCCTCGGTCGGCCTGCTCGGCCGGATCGTCGCGATCCTGCTGCTGGCGGTGACGATCGAGTTCGCGGTCTCCACCTATCTCTACGAGCGGGCCAGCCATGTCTCGGTCCGCGATGACGAGGCGCGGCGGCTGGCCGAGCATCTGATCGTCGCGCGCCGGGTGCTGAACGAGCGGCGCGCCTTCGAGCGGCCCGAGGTGGCGGAGGAACTGACCACCGACCGCTATATCGTCAGTTGGTCGTCGGTAGCGCCGCCCCGACCCACCATCGCGCCCGCGATGGACAGCATGCGTCGCCAGATCGTCGATTGGGAGCCTTCGCTGGCGGCGACGGACATTCATCTTCGGCTGACCTCCCCGGGGCGGACTTCGGTGGTGTCGGGGGATTTGCGGCTGGACGATGGGTCGCTGTTGAGCTTCCGGATGCGCGAAGGGGTCCGGACGCTCGACCTGGCGCTCGGGCGCGTGCTTCTCGCGTTGATCCCGGCGATCGCACTGATGCTGCTGAGCGGTGCGTTGATCGGGCGGATTCTGCATCCGCTGAGGACACTCGCCCGCGCCGCCGATACTTTGGGACGCGGGCAGGGCGGGGGAAAGGGGGCGGCGTTGCTCGTCCCCGAACGCGGGCCGGGCGAGGTGCGCCACGTGACCCGCGCCTTCAACCGGATGCAGGCGCGGATCGGTCGGTTGATCGAAGAGCGGACAAGGGCGCTGGCGGCGGTCGGCCACGACCTGCGCACTCCGCTCGCCCGGCTCAGGCTGCGCGCCGATGCCATTCGCGACGATGACGTGCGCGAGGCGATCGGCAGGGATATCGAGGAGATGGAGGCGATGGTTTCCTCCCTCATGGCGTTTCTGGGCGGCGAGGGCGATGCCGAGCAACCCGAACTGACCGACCTGGCGATCCTGTGCGCCAATCTGGCCGACGATGCCGCCGATCACGGTCGCGATGTCCGCTATGTCGGGCCCGACCATTTCGATTGCCGCCTGCGCCGCTTCGGGATGAAGCGCGCGCTCACCAATCTGGTCGAGAACGCGCTGCATTACGGCGAACATGCGATCATCACGCTGCGGACCGATCCGGGCGACGATGTCCGTATCCGGGTCGAAGATGACGGGCCGGGTATCCCGGAGGAGTCGCTGGAGCTGGTGCTGGAGCCGTTCGTCCGGCTGGATACCGCGCGGCGGCGCGATACGGTGGGTTTCGGCCTGGGCCTGTCGATCGTCGCGCGGGTGGTCGCGGCGGAAGGCGGTGTGCTGACCCTCGCCAACCGTGCGGAAGGCGGGCTTTGCGCTGAAATTCGCCTTGCGCATTGCCGGACATGA
- a CDS encoding malate synthase G, which produces MIDRHGLSVAPALVRFLEERALPGSGVDPQRFWAGFRDILNRFAQENAELLRRRDALQDRIDHWYRQGGSVDGGNQRRFLSEIGYLVPEPEPFAISPEGVDEEVASLAGPQLVVPILNARFLLNAANARWGSLYDALYGTDALAPPSDAAGYDLERGVAVIGWARAFLDEALPIEGGWDGVTDLETATVRLRDPTQYRGRSEKGWLFRHHGLHIEIIVDPSHPIGRTDPAGIADIVLESALTTICDLEDSVAAVDAADKVAGYANWLGLIDGSLTAQVDKGGRMLTRTLNADRSYRAPDGSSFTLPGRSLLFVRNVGHLMTTPAVYLPDGSEAPEGIIDAVVTSLIAMRDGLNGEPRRNGRFGSIYIVKPKMHGPDEAAFADRLFDAVEDMLGLARHRIKIGVMDEERRTSANLAACIHAVRHRIVFINTGFLDRTGDEIHSAMHAGPMLRKGAMKETPWIAAYEDRNVQIGLACGFAGRAQIGKGMWAALDRMADMLAQKIAHPRSGATTAWVPSPTAATLHATHYHRVDLAARQAERANEPVAALERLLTPPVAVQPDWTAEEIADELDNNAQGLLGYVVRWVDQGVGCSKVPDLHDIGLMEDRATLRISSQHIANWLHHGIVTDDQVEAALARMAAKVDAQNRGKPAYRPMTGSGGHGLALQAARALIFEGVAQPNGYTEPLLHLYRRRAKQQENG; this is translated from the coding sequence ATGATCGATCGCCACGGCCTGTCCGTCGCTCCCGCGCTCGTCCGGTTCCTGGAGGAGCGCGCGCTGCCGGGGAGCGGCGTCGATCCGCAACGTTTCTGGGCCGGGTTTCGGGATATCCTCAACCGTTTCGCGCAGGAAAACGCCGAGCTTTTGCGTCGCCGGGATGCGCTACAGGATCGGATCGATCACTGGTACCGTCAGGGCGGCTCGGTCGATGGCGGCAACCAACGGCGCTTCCTGAGCGAGATCGGCTATCTCGTGCCCGAACCCGAACCTTTCGCCATTTCGCCGGAAGGTGTCGATGAGGAGGTCGCCAGCTTGGCGGGGCCGCAACTCGTCGTGCCGATTCTGAACGCCCGTTTCCTGCTCAATGCGGCCAATGCGCGTTGGGGCAGCCTTTACGATGCCTTGTATGGCACCGACGCCCTTGCGCCACCCTCGGATGCGGCGGGCTATGACCTGGAACGCGGCGTGGCCGTCATAGGCTGGGCACGCGCCTTTCTGGACGAGGCGCTTCCGATCGAGGGCGGATGGGACGGCGTGACGGACTTGGAGACGGCGACCGTCCGTCTTCGTGATCCCACCCAATATCGTGGTCGCAGCGAGAAGGGTTGGCTGTTCCGCCATCATGGTCTGCATATCGAGATCATCGTCGATCCGTCGCACCCCATCGGTCGCACCGACCCGGCGGGCATCGCCGATATCGTGCTGGAGTCCGCACTGACCACCATTTGCGATCTGGAGGATTCGGTCGCGGCGGTCGATGCGGCGGACAAGGTCGCTGGCTATGCCAACTGGCTCGGGCTGATCGACGGCAGCCTGACCGCGCAAGTCGACAAAGGTGGCCGAATGCTGACCCGGACGCTGAACGCCGATCGGTCCTATCGGGCGCCCGACGGATCGTCCTTCACACTGCCGGGGCGCAGCCTGTTGTTCGTCCGCAATGTCGGTCATCTGATGACGACCCCTGCGGTCTACCTGCCGGACGGCAGCGAGGCGCCGGAGGGGATCATCGACGCCGTCGTCACCAGCCTGATCGCGATGCGCGACGGCTTGAACGGAGAGCCTCGGCGCAACGGTCGCTTCGGTTCGATCTATATCGTCAAGCCCAAGATGCACGGACCGGACGAGGCCGCCTTCGCCGACCGCTTGTTCGACGCGGTCGAGGACATGCTGGGCCTGGCGCGGCACCGGATCAAGATCGGCGTGATGGACGAGGAGCGCCGGACTTCGGCCAATCTCGCCGCCTGTATCCATGCCGTGCGGCACCGGATCGTCTTCATCAACACGGGCTTTCTCGACCGGACCGGGGATGAGATCCATAGCGCGATGCACGCCGGGCCGATGCTCCGCAAGGGCGCGATGAAGGAGACCCCGTGGATCGCGGCCTATGAGGATCGCAATGTCCAGATCGGCCTGGCCTGCGGCTTTGCGGGGCGGGCGCAGATCGGCAAGGGCATGTGGGCCGCGCTCGACCGGATGGCGGACATGCTGGCGCAGAAGATCGCGCATCCGCGCTCGGGGGCGACGACCGCATGGGTGCCGTCGCCTACCGCCGCGACGTTGCATGCGACCCATTATCATCGCGTCGACCTCGCCGCTCGCCAGGCGGAACGGGCGAACGAGCCGGTGGCGGCGCTCGAACGCCTGCTGACCCCGCCGGTCGCGGTCCAGCCGGACTGGACGGCGGAAGAGATCGCCGACGAACTGGACAATAACGCCCAAGGGCTGCTCGGCTATGTCGTCCGCTGGGTCGATCAGGGGGTGGGCTGTTCCAAGGTGCCCGACCTGCACGATATCGGCCTGATGGAAGACCGCGCGACATTGCGCATTTCGTCACAGCATATCGCCAACTGGCTGCATCACGGTATCGTCACCGATGACCAGGTGGAGGCGGCGCTGGCGCGCATGGCGGCTAAGGTCGATGCACAGAATCGGGGCAAACCGGCCTATCGCCCGATGACCGGGTCGGGTGGCCACGGGCTGGCCCTGCAAGCGGCCCGCGCGCTGATCTTCGAGGGGGTCGCGCAACCCAATGGCTATACCGAGCCGCTGCTCCACCTTTATCGTCGGCGGGCCAAACAGCAGGAGAATGGCTGA
- a CDS encoding DUF5818 domain-containing protein has protein sequence MDNDLFPSARTFTGRLLRRHGAFILQCDSGGELELRLPRVPVDHVGKTVCVVGRMLAPGLMEAEGVRGA, from the coding sequence ATGGATAACGACCTCTTCCCGTCAGCGCGAACCTTCACCGGTCGTCTGCTTCGCCGCCACGGCGCCTTCATCCTGCAATGCGACAGCGGCGGGGAGCTGGAATTGCGACTGCCGCGCGTGCCGGTCGATCATGTCGGTAAGACGGTTTGCGTCGTCGGACGGATGCTGGCTCCCGGCCTGATGGAGGCGGAGGGGGTGCGCGGTGCCTGA
- a CDS encoding PAS domain-containing protein — protein sequence MPEPMTTPLSRMLSLPPQLDRYVAQALDAGDFPDEQALLRAAIERLRMESGPVDPKSWLIGGGECGQRVRDHDWSATPLGPICGWPGELRTTVANIVHSPIAKVLMWGDAHVMIYNDAYRAIVGPRHPAAFGGLVPDVWPEIWDWNQSILDRGFQGEDVAYRDQTLIVTRAGVQEEVVFDLYYTPVYVERNSVGGVMCTVVENTGRVAAERRLAESEAELRVITDSLPMLVAFVDRDQCYRFANDYYRDFLGVDPNAMIGTRIADVLTEEDYAERLPLIERALAGEEVVADVHIHHRDGSRRRAETRYLPRRDADGSVVGFHILVFDVDERMRHADAIERSNRRFRAAMDAVHGVLWTNSADGRMVGEQPGWAAITGQTLKEYQGFGWANAVHPDDAAATVAAWNEAVAAKGQFIHEHRVRRHDGVWRTYAIRALPIIGADGELIEWVGVHTDITEQRAAEQALRDQANVLARQVHHRERAEAQLRQLNETLESRVIEEIAERRQAEMKLAQAQKMETIGKLTGGVAHDFNNLLQVVSGNLQLLGKDVAGNDRAEQRVANAMAGVSRGSKLAAQLLAFGRRQALEPKVVNVTRFVQGMDDMLRRAIGEGVEIETIVGGGLWNTFIDPNQIENALLNLAINARDAMNGQGKLTIELSNAHLDDDYARTHDEVTPGQYVMLAVSDTGSGMSEEIIQKVFEPFFSTKSEGKGSGLGLSMVYGFVKQSGGHVKIYSEIGHGTTIKLYLPRAMEAEDVEIAVDTGPITGGSETVLVVEDDAEVRGTVVELLSDLGYRVLKAVDAQSALNVIESGIPIDILFTDVVMPGTLKSPELARKARERLPDIAVLFTSGYTENSIVHGGRLDKGVELLSKPYTREALARKFRHVLANQRQRRMAVSGAPRDLPGRDAKATDEPTPRPLHDGRTILLVEDDDLIRANTAETLQEAGFVVVHAVTAEEAMTALQTAQIDVLVTDLNLPGESGIELAKRSRQLRPSLSVVFATGDGGMAAEAADMNAALLTKPYTADRLIAAIRGQLEIMEQATRA from the coding sequence ATGCCCGAACCCATGACCACTCCCCTGTCGCGTATGCTGTCGCTCCCGCCGCAGCTCGACCGATATGTTGCCCAGGCCCTGGACGCGGGCGACTTTCCCGATGAGCAGGCCCTGTTGCGCGCCGCGATCGAGCGGCTGCGTATGGAAAGCGGCCCCGTCGATCCCAAGAGCTGGCTGATCGGGGGCGGCGAATGTGGGCAGCGGGTGCGCGACCATGACTGGTCGGCGACGCCGCTCGGCCCGATCTGCGGATGGCCGGGCGAGTTGCGCACCACGGTCGCCAATATCGTCCATTCGCCGATCGCCAAGGTTCTGATGTGGGGCGATGCCCATGTCATGATCTACAACGACGCCTATCGTGCGATCGTGGGGCCGCGCCATCCTGCGGCCTTTGGCGGACTGGTGCCGGATGTCTGGCCCGAAATCTGGGACTGGAACCAGTCTATTCTGGACCGCGGCTTTCAGGGTGAGGACGTCGCCTATCGCGACCAGACCCTGATCGTCACGCGCGCGGGCGTCCAGGAAGAGGTGGTGTTCGACCTTTATTACACCCCGGTCTATGTCGAGCGGAATTCGGTCGGCGGCGTGATGTGCACCGTCGTCGAGAATACCGGGCGGGTCGCGGCGGAGCGCCGCCTGGCCGAGAGCGAGGCGGAGTTGCGGGTCATCACCGATTCGCTTCCGATGCTGGTCGCCTTTGTCGACCGGGATCAGTGCTACCGTTTCGCCAACGACTATTACCGCGATTTCCTCGGCGTCGATCCCAATGCGATGATCGGGACCCGGATCGCCGATGTCCTGACCGAAGAGGATTATGCCGAGCGTCTGCCCCTGATCGAGCGCGCGCTGGCGGGCGAAGAGGTGGTGGCCGACGTCCATATCCACCACCGGGACGGCAGCCGTCGCCGGGCCGAGACCCGCTATCTCCCCCGGCGCGACGCGGATGGCAGCGTGGTCGGCTTCCATATCCTGGTGTTCGACGTCGATGAGCGGATGCGCCATGCCGACGCGATCGAGCGGAGCAATCGCCGCTTCCGCGCCGCGATGGACGCGGTGCACGGCGTGCTGTGGACCAACAGCGCGGATGGCCGGATGGTCGGCGAGCAGCCCGGCTGGGCGGCGATCACGGGCCAGACACTTAAGGAATATCAGGGTTTCGGCTGGGCGAACGCGGTGCATCCCGATGACGCCGCCGCCACCGTCGCCGCCTGGAACGAGGCGGTCGCCGCCAAGGGCCAGTTCATCCATGAACATCGTGTCCGCCGTCACGACGGCGTCTGGCGCACCTATGCCATCCGCGCTCTGCCGATCATCGGCGCGGACGGCGAACTGATCGAGTGGGTCGGGGTCCATACCGACATCACCGAACAGCGCGCCGCCGAACAGGCCCTGCGCGATCAGGCGAATGTGCTCGCGCGCCAGGTCCATCACCGCGAACGCGCCGAGGCGCAACTCCGCCAGCTCAACGAGACGCTGGAGAGCCGCGTCATCGAGGAGATCGCCGAGCGACGCCAGGCCGAGATGAAGCTCGCCCAGGCGCAGAAGATGGAGACGATCGGCAAGCTGACCGGCGGTGTCGCCCACGATTTCAACAACCTGCTTCAGGTCGTGTCGGGCAATCTCCAGTTGCTCGGCAAGGACGTGGCGGGCAACGACCGCGCCGAACAGCGCGTCGCCAATGCCATGGCGGGCGTCTCTCGCGGGTCGAAGCTCGCGGCGCAGTTGCTCGCCTTCGGCCGTCGCCAGGCGTTGGAGCCCAAGGTCGTCAACGTCACCCGCTTCGTTCAAGGGATGGACGACATGCTCCGCCGTGCGATCGGCGAGGGCGTGGAGATCGAGACGATCGTCGGTGGCGGTCTGTGGAACACCTTCATCGATCCCAACCAGATCGAGAATGCGCTGCTGAACCTGGCAATCAACGCGCGCGACGCGATGAATGGCCAGGGCAAGCTGACCATTGAGTTGAGCAACGCCCATCTCGACGACGATTACGCGCGCACCCATGACGAGGTGACGCCGGGCCAATATGTGATGCTGGCCGTGTCCGACACCGGCAGCGGTATGTCGGAAGAGATCATCCAGAAGGTCTTCGAGCCCTTTTTCTCGACCAAGAGCGAAGGCAAGGGATCGGGCCTCGGGCTGTCGATGGTCTATGGCTTCGTCAAACAGTCGGGCGGCCATGTGAAGATCTATTCCGAGATCGGCCATGGCACGACGATCAAGCTCTATCTGCCCCGCGCGATGGAGGCCGAGGATGTCGAGATCGCGGTCGATACCGGCCCGATCACCGGCGGCTCCGAAACGGTTCTGGTCGTCGAGGACGATGCCGAGGTGCGCGGGACCGTGGTCGAGTTGCTGTCGGACCTGGGCTACCGCGTGCTGAAGGCGGTGGATGCGCAGAGCGCGCTCAACGTCATCGAGAGCGGCATTCCGATCGACATCCTCTTCACCGATGTCGTCATGCCCGGCACGCTGAAAAGCCCCGAACTCGCCCGCAAGGCGCGCGAGCGGCTGCCTGATATCGCGGTCCTCTTCACCTCGGGTTACACCGAGAATTCGATCGTCCATGGCGGGCGGCTGGACAAGGGCGTCGAGCTTTTGTCCAAGCCCTATACCCGTGAGGCGCTGGCGCGGAAATTCCGCCATGTGCTCGCCAATCAGCGGCAGCGGCGCATGGCGGTATCCGGCGCGCCGCGGGACTTGCCCGGGCGGGATGCCAAGGCGACGGACGAACCGACGCCGCGACCGCTGCATGACGGGCGAACGATCCTTTTGGTGGAGGATGACGATCTGATCCGCGCCAACACGGCGGAAACATTGCAGGAAGCGGGCTTCGTCGTCGTCCACGCGGTGACGGCGGAAGAGGCGATGACGGCGCTGCAAACCGCGCAGATCGACGTGCTGGTGACCGACCTGAACCTGCCGGGCGAATCGGGCATCGAGCTTGCCAAGCGTTCGCGGCAGCTTCGCCCGAGCCTGTCGGTCGTCTTCGCGACGGGGGATGGCGGTATGGCGGCGGAGGCGGCGGACATGAACGCCGCGCTGCTGACCAAGCCCTATACGGCGGATCGGCTGATCGCCGCGATCCGTGGTCAGCTTGAAATTATGGAGCAGGCGACCCGGGCTTGA
- a CDS encoding LysR family transcriptional regulator, translating into MDPDIALFVDVVREGSLAAAARVWRLSPAMVSKRIARLESRFGVRLLHRTTRRLALTQSGAAFHAEVAPLIAGLRAAQDRMAQAASEPAGPLHVTAPTSFGRLWIAPYLPTFLERHPAVRLRIDLTDDFVDVIGGRIDIAFRITATPPSGVAAHGLTVNRRILCASPAYLERAGAPENIEDLAAHRLLAASGQLPWRLAGVTVTGESWIETNSSEVVRELALAGAGIALRSLWDVSDALADGRLVRIIPRHEGAASVALWALHANVGTPAAVPALIAHLTECWRDTAWMT; encoded by the coding sequence ATGGACCCCGACATCGCGCTGTTCGTGGATGTGGTGCGCGAGGGCAGCCTTGCGGCAGCGGCACGGGTCTGGCGACTGTCGCCTGCCATGGTGTCGAAGCGGATCGCCCGACTGGAGTCGCGGTTCGGGGTCCGCCTGCTCCACCGTACGACGCGCAGATTGGCGCTGACGCAGAGCGGAGCCGCCTTCCATGCCGAGGTCGCCCCCCTGATCGCCGGGCTTCGCGCCGCGCAGGATCGCATGGCGCAGGCCGCGTCCGAGCCGGCGGGGCCGCTTCATGTCACCGCGCCGACCTCCTTCGGTCGCCTCTGGATCGCCCCCTATCTGCCCACGTTCCTGGAACGGCATCCCGCCGTGCGGTTGCGGATCGACCTGACCGATGATTTCGTGGACGTGATCGGTGGGCGGATCGACATCGCCTTTCGTATCACCGCGACACCGCCCAGCGGGGTCGCGGCGCACGGGCTGACCGTCAACCGCCGCATCCTGTGCGCCAGTCCGGCCTATCTGGAACGCGCCGGAGCCCCGGAAAACATCGAGGATCTGGCGGCGCATCGCCTGCTCGCCGCGTCGGGGCAACTCCCCTGGCGGTTGGCGGGCGTGACCGTGACGGGGGAGAGCTGGATCGAGACGAACTCCAGCGAGGTCGTGCGCGAACTGGCGCTGGCAGGCGCCGGGATCGCGCTACGGTCCTTGTGGGACGTGTCCGATGCCTTGGCCGATGGGCGGCTGGTCCGAATCATTCCCCGACACGAGGGCGCGGCGTCGGTGGCCCTATGGGCGCTCCATGCGAATGTCGGCACGCCCGCCGCCGTGCCCGCATTGATCGCGCACCTGACCGAATGCTGGCGGGACACCGCGTGGATGACATGA
- a CDS encoding gamma carbonic anhydrase family protein produces the protein MPLYAMGEDRPVVHPSAWIAPSADVVGQAILEEQVSLWFGAVLRADNGPIRVGARSNVQDGAVLHSDPGSPLTIGADCTIGHKAILHGCTVGDGCLIGMGATVLNDAVIGAGSLVGAGALVTEGKVFPPGSLIVGVPARAVRALAPEQIAGLRLSANGYAARAARYATHLQRLDGNQADAVVDVGGAPA, from the coding sequence ATGCCGCTTTATGCCATGGGCGAGGATCGCCCGGTCGTCCATCCCTCCGCCTGGATCGCCCCGTCCGCCGATGTCGTCGGACAGGCGATCCTGGAGGAACAGGTCAGCCTCTGGTTCGGCGCGGTGCTTCGCGCCGATAACGGCCCGATCCGTGTCGGGGCGCGCAGCAATGTGCAGGATGGGGCGGTGCTTCACTCCGATCCCGGCAGCCCGCTGACCATCGGGGCGGACTGCACCATCGGGCACAAGGCGATCCTGCATGGCTGCACCGTCGGGGATGGATGCCTGATCGGCATGGGCGCCACGGTTCTGAACGATGCGGTGATCGGCGCCGGATCGCTGGTCGGGGCGGGGGCGCTGGTGACCGAGGGGAAGGTGTTTCCGCCCGGCAGCCTGATCGTCGGCGTGCCCGCCCGCGCCGTCCGCGCGCTGGCGCCGGAGCAGATCGCCGGGCTGCGGCTGTCCGCCAATGGATATGCCGCGCGCGCGGCACGATATGCCACGCATTTGCAGCGTCTTGACGGGAATCAGGCCGATGCGGTCGTTGACGTGGGCGGCGCACCTGCCTAG
- a CDS encoding response regulator — translation MTPPTILIVEDDPALRTLTARALQENGFAVKLANAAPEMWQALEVGQIDLILLDIMLPGTSGIDLCRQIRQKKAVPIIFISAKGSEVDRVVGLELGADDYLAKPFGTRELVARIRAVLRRGGLENAPGEREAGILGFDGWTANLPRRELMSPSGAQVELTGAEFDLLVAFLDNAQRVVARERLIELSRARIGDSSDRSIDVLVSRLRRKLSGAGGAAPIVTVRGVGYMLNVPVERR, via the coding sequence GTGACCCCGCCCACCATCCTGATCGTCGAGGACGATCCCGCCCTCCGCACCCTGACCGCCCGCGCGCTTCAGGAGAATGGTTTCGCCGTCAAGCTGGCCAATGCCGCGCCCGAGATGTGGCAGGCGCTGGAGGTCGGGCAGATCGACCTGATCCTGCTCGACATCATGCTGCCCGGCACCAGCGGCATCGATCTGTGCCGCCAGATTCGTCAGAAGAAGGCGGTCCCGATCATCTTCATCAGCGCCAAGGGCAGCGAGGTCGACCGGGTCGTCGGTCTGGAACTGGGTGCGGACGATTACCTGGCCAAGCCGTTCGGCACGCGCGAACTGGTGGCGCGGATCCGTGCCGTGCTGCGTCGCGGCGGGCTGGAGAACGCGCCGGGCGAACGGGAAGCGGGCATATTGGGTTTCGACGGCTGGACCGCGAATCTGCCGCGTCGCGAGCTGATGTCGCCATCGGGCGCGCAGGTGGAGTTGACCGGCGCGGAGTTCGATCTGCTGGTCGCCTTTCTCGACAATGCGCAGCGGGTCGTCGCACGTGAGCGCCTGATCGAGCTGTCGCGGGCGCGGATCGGTGATAGTTCGGACCGCAGCATCGACGTGCTGGTCAGCCGCCTGCGCCGCAAATTGTCGGGGGCCGGGGGCGCCGCGCCGATCGTCACCGTACGCGGCGTCGGCTATATGCTCAACGTGCCGGTGGAACGGCGGTGA
- a CDS encoding DUF808 domain-containing protein has product MAGGLVALLDDVAAIAKLAAASLDDVAGASARAGAKAAGVVIDDTAVTPRYVVGLAPQRELPIIGKIALGSLRNKLLFLLPAALLLSAFAPWAITPILMAGGAFLCFEASEKIVESLMGGHAEAEEAATVDAKTLEDRQVSGAIRTDLILSAEIMAIALSELPDLSIGTQAIALALVGIAITVGVYGLVAAIVKMDDIGLHLAQRQSPAAQTIGRGLVKAMPVVLRVLAVVGTAAMVWVGGGIIVHGMEEFGFTTLPHLIHDPAHHVGEAVPVAGSAVAWVVGAIGSAIIGLIVGGVIVGVLHLIPRKAAH; this is encoded by the coding sequence ATGGCAGGGGGTCTGGTCGCATTGCTGGACGACGTGGCGGCGATCGCCAAGCTGGCGGCGGCATCGCTGGACGATGTCGCGGGTGCCTCCGCGCGCGCCGGTGCCAAGGCGGCGGGCGTCGTCATCGACGATACCGCCGTCACGCCGCGCTATGTCGTCGGGCTGGCGCCACAGCGGGAATTGCCGATCATCGGCAAGATCGCGCTCGGGTCGCTGCGCAACAAGCTGCTGTTCCTGCTGCCCGCCGCCTTGCTGCTCAGCGCCTTCGCGCCATGGGCGATCACCCCGATCCTGATGGCGGGCGGCGCGTTCCTGTGCTTCGAGGCGAGCGAGAAGATCGTCGAAAGCCTGATGGGCGGCCATGCCGAAGCCGAAGAGGCCGCCACCGTCGACGCCAAGACGCTGGAGGATCGCCAGGTCTCGGGTGCGATCCGCACCGACCTGATCCTGTCGGCGGAGATCATGGCGATCGCCCTGTCGGAACTGCCCGACCTATCGATCGGGACGCAGGCGATCGCGCTGGCTCTGGTCGGGATCGCGATCACGGTCGGCGTCTATGGCCTGGTCGCCGCCATCGTGAAGATGGACGATATCGGCCTTCACCTCGCGCAGCGGCAGAGCCCCGCCGCGCAGACGATCGGTCGCGGACTGGTCAAGGCGATGCCGGTGGTGCTCCGCGTGCTGGCGGTCGTCGGTACCGCCGCGATGGTCTGGGTCGGCGGCGGGATCATCGTGCACGGCATGGAGGAGTTCGGCTTCACCACCCTTCCCCACCTGATCCACGACCCGGCGCACCATGTCGGCGAGGCCGTGCCCGTCGCCGGATCGGCTGTGGCCTGGGTCGTCGGCGCGATCGGTTCGGCGATCATCGGCCTGATCGTCGGTGGGGTGATCGTGGGCGTGCTCCACCTGATCCCCCGCAAGGCCGCACACTAA